One part of the Polycyclovorans algicola TG408 genome encodes these proteins:
- a CDS encoding methyl-accepting chemotaxis protein, which translates to MTLKTAHVDLLLLAAPVTLSGLHLYLLLVSNQPGWVYLSAAATVVAWSLAYLFRYQMTHHGAAHQARKSGAELVSEMREFVVAEIQGTHAEITRARGLVSDAVKRLGHSFEGLNTESRGQAALMSNMVERRGNGPGTGNVREFADEARQLMERMATALGQVSSQSGMTVQQIDEMSKKLDGMFVLLEDVKTIADQTNLLALNAAIEAARAGEAGRGFAVVADEVRSLSQRSNTFNEQIRGLALGAREAVSTVRATVSAMSQRDGSLSDEAHSGTTRLIGHVEALNQTLGETLQQAQGSAQRIGQSVAEAVRALQFEDLTSQALGAAEMHLSRLEDIERETAALEALQFNGGQDVVPELERVMTRVRNVKAQVVVAPHKPVTQVAMQAGGVELF; encoded by the coding sequence ATGACCCTCAAGACCGCCCACGTTGACCTGCTGCTGCTGGCTGCGCCGGTCACCCTGTCGGGGCTGCATCTGTACTTGCTGCTGGTCAGCAATCAGCCGGGGTGGGTGTATCTGAGTGCCGCCGCCACCGTCGTGGCGTGGTCGCTGGCCTACCTGTTCCGCTACCAGATGACCCACCACGGCGCCGCCCATCAGGCGCGAAAAAGTGGTGCCGAACTGGTGAGTGAAATGCGCGAGTTTGTCGTCGCCGAAATTCAGGGCACGCACGCCGAGATCACCCGTGCCCGCGGCCTGGTCAGCGATGCGGTCAAGCGCCTGGGTCACAGCTTTGAGGGTCTCAACACCGAATCACGCGGCCAGGCCGCACTGATGAGCAACATGGTCGAACGCCGCGGCAACGGTCCGGGCACCGGCAACGTTCGCGAGTTTGCCGACGAGGCACGGCAACTGATGGAGCGCATGGCGACCGCGCTGGGGCAGGTGTCCAGCCAGTCGGGCATGACCGTGCAGCAGATCGACGAAATGTCGAAAAAGCTCGACGGCATGTTCGTGCTGCTGGAAGACGTGAAAACCATCGCCGACCAGACCAATCTCTTGGCACTCAACGCAGCCATTGAAGCGGCGCGTGCCGGGGAGGCGGGGCGCGGCTTTGCGGTGGTCGCCGACGAGGTTCGTTCGCTGTCGCAGCGCTCGAACACCTTCAACGAGCAGATTCGCGGTCTGGCCTTGGGCGCGCGTGAAGCGGTGTCGACCGTGCGTGCCACCGTCAGTGCCATGAGCCAGCGCGACGGCTCGCTCAGCGACGAAGCCCACAGCGGCACGACCCGCCTCATCGGCCATGTCGAAGCCCTGAACCAAACCCTGGGCGAAACCCTGCAGCAGGCACAGGGCTCGGCGCAGCGTATTGGCCAGTCGGTCGCCGAGGCAGTGCGCGCGCTGCAGTTCGAAGACCTGACCAGCCAGGCGCTAGGCGCTGCCGAAATGCACCTGTCGCGGCTCGAAGACATTGAACGCGAGACGGCCGCACTCGAAGCCCTGCAGTTCAATGGCGGGCAAGACGTGGTGCCCGAACTTGAGCGGGTGATGACGCGGGTGCGCAATGTCAAGGCGCAGGTGGTGGTGGCGCCGCACAAGCCGGTCACGCAGGTGGCGATGCAAGCGGGCGGGGTCGAGCTTTTCTAA
- a CDS encoding protein-glutamate methylesterase/protein-glutamine glutaminase, whose amino-acid sequence MATRVLIVDDSAMIRKLLTELLGSDPRIKVVGSANDPLQAREMIKQLKPDVITLDVEMPKMDGLTFLDHLMRLHPMPVVMVSSLTQKGADAAIRAMELGAVDIVAKPTLGIADGLREAAETLCNAVVGAAQARVGNRERAAPRRVQALSLSTDFFFVLGASTGGTEALYDVLTALPPDAPGAVVVQHIPPVFSRSFAERLDRACAVRVGEAFDGARLATGQVWIAPGGYQLRVVRDGARYICRIGEADRVNGFAPSVDVMFKSAVTAAGSNLAAGLLTGMGDDGAQGLLALRQHGAFTCVQDEATSVVWGMPGAAFKLGAADAVLPLHQVAERLMDAARRHHSRLSQGESRR is encoded by the coding sequence ATGGCCACCCGTGTTCTGATCGTTGATGACTCGGCGATGATCCGCAAATTGCTGACCGAGCTGCTCGGCTCGGACCCGCGGATCAAGGTGGTGGGCTCAGCCAATGATCCGCTCCAGGCGCGTGAGATGATCAAGCAGCTCAAGCCTGATGTGATCACGCTCGATGTCGAGATGCCGAAGATGGACGGGCTGACCTTTCTCGATCACCTGATGCGCCTGCACCCGATGCCGGTGGTGATGGTCTCGTCGCTGACCCAGAAGGGCGCCGATGCAGCGATCCGCGCGATGGAGTTGGGCGCGGTCGACATCGTCGCCAAGCCGACGTTGGGCATTGCCGATGGCCTGCGCGAAGCCGCCGAAACCTTGTGCAACGCAGTGGTCGGCGCCGCGCAGGCGCGGGTCGGCAACCGCGAGCGCGCCGCACCGCGGCGGGTGCAGGCCTTGTCGTTGTCGACCGACTTCTTCTTTGTGCTCGGCGCCTCCACCGGCGGCACCGAAGCGCTCTACGACGTGTTGACGGCCTTGCCGCCTGACGCACCCGGTGCGGTGGTGGTGCAACACATTCCCCCGGTGTTCTCGCGCAGCTTTGCCGAGCGCCTCGATCGCGCCTGCGCGGTACGGGTGGGCGAGGCCTTTGATGGCGCGCGCCTTGCCACCGGGCAGGTGTGGATCGCCCCCGGCGGCTATCAACTGCGCGTGGTGCGTGATGGTGCGCGCTACATCTGCCGCATTGGCGAGGCGGATCGCGTCAATGGTTTTGCGCCGTCGGTCGACGTGATGTTCAAGTCGGCGGTCACCGCCGCTGGCAGCAACCTGGCCGCCGGGTTGCTCACCGGCATGGGCGATGACGGTGCACAGGGCTTGCTCGCGCTACGCCAGCACGGCGCCTTCACCTGCGTCCAGGATGAAGCCACCTCGGTGGTCTGGGGCATGCCGGGCGCCGCCTTCAAGCTCGGCGCCGCCGATGCCGTGCTGCCGCTGCACCAGGTCGCCGAACGGTTGATGGATGCGGCCAGACGGCACCACAGCCGCTTAAGCCAGGGCGAAAGCCGCCGATAA
- the cheD gene encoding chemoreceptor glutamine deamidase CheD: protein MMAANPSIRTGSPVIKILPGGYHADPRDVTLTTTLGSCVSCCLHDPGLGIGGMNHFMLPEGGAESNGSARYGIHAMELLINALLQLGARRDKLTAKIFGGGAVLRGMTAMDVGKRNVRFVEDFLRLEKIPVLARDLLDVHPRKVAFHTHSGKAFVKPLPITAREPTLAEETRYRTQLVSAPISSGTVELF, encoded by the coding sequence ATGATGGCGGCCAATCCCTCGATCCGCACGGGCTCGCCGGTGATCAAGATTCTGCCCGGCGGTTATCACGCCGACCCCCGCGACGTGACCCTGACCACCACCCTCGGCTCGTGCGTGAGCTGCTGTCTGCACGACCCCGGCCTGGGCATCGGCGGCATGAACCATTTCATGTTGCCGGAGGGCGGTGCCGAGTCCAACGGCTCGGCGCGTTACGGCATTCACGCCATGGAATTGTTGATCAACGCCCTGCTGCAACTGGGCGCGCGTCGCGACAAACTCACCGCCAAGATCTTTGGTGGCGGTGCGGTGCTGCGCGGCATGACGGCGATGGACGTCGGCAAGCGCAATGTGCGCTTTGTTGAAGACTTCCTGCGGCTGGAAAAAATTCCGGTGCTGGCCCGCGACCTGCTCGACGTGCACCCGCGCAAGGTGGCCTTCCACACCCATTCCGGCAAGGCGTTCGTCAAGCCCCTTCCGATCACCGCCCGCGAACCCACGCTGGCCGAAGAAACCCGCTACCGCACGCAACTGGTGAGTGCGCCCATTTCCAGTGGCACCGTGGAGTTGTTCTGA
- a CDS encoding CheR family methyltransferase → MTTLAQAPPGTDARDYRFTTAHFRFVQQRIHQLAGIALLDSKQDMVYSRLMRRLRALRIDDFDQYLAIVKNDAHPEVEAFVNALTTNLTAFFREAHHFERLITHLRRSNAPRPLKIWCAAASTGEEPWSLAITACEAFNTLRPPVEIIATDIDTDALAAAASGRYPLSRLAPLSVDQKRNFFLRGKGAHDGFARVRPELTGLIRFENWNLLSRQPPPWRDVDAVFCRNVMIYFDKPTQLHVLEQIRAVIRPDGLMFAGHSESFFHAQHLFRSLGQTVYAPVAAHK, encoded by the coding sequence GTGACCACGCTGGCCCAGGCGCCGCCCGGCACAGATGCCCGGGACTACCGTTTCACCACGGCCCATTTTCGGTTTGTCCAGCAACGCATCCATCAGTTGGCCGGCATCGCCCTGCTGGATTCCAAACAGGACATGGTTTACAGCCGCCTGATGCGCCGTTTGCGGGCGCTGCGTATTGACGACTTCGACCAGTACCTGGCCATTGTCAAAAACGACGCCCACCCGGAGGTGGAGGCCTTCGTCAACGCGCTGACCACCAACCTCACCGCTTTTTTTCGCGAAGCGCACCACTTCGAACGGCTGATCACCCACCTGCGCCGCAGCAACGCGCCGCGCCCGCTGAAGATCTGGTGTGCCGCCGCCAGCACCGGCGAGGAGCCATGGTCGCTGGCCATCACCGCCTGCGAGGCCTTCAACACCCTGCGCCCACCGGTGGAGATCATCGCCACCGACATCGACACCGATGCGCTTGCAGCGGCGGCGTCAGGTCGTTATCCGCTGTCGCGTCTCGCGCCCCTGAGTGTCGATCAGAAGCGCAATTTCTTCCTGCGCGGCAAGGGCGCCCATGACGGCTTCGCCCGCGTGCGGCCCGAGCTGACCGGCTTGATTCGCTTCGAGAACTGGAATCTGTTGTCCCGCCAGCCGCCGCCATGGCGCGACGTGGACGCCGTGTTTTGCCGCAACGTGATGATCTATTTCGACAAGCCCACGCAGTTGCATGTGCTGGAGCAGATACGCGCGGTGATTCGGCCCGACGGACTGATGTTTGCCGGCCATTCGGAAAGCTTCTTTCACGCCCAGCATCTGTTCCGCTCGCTGGGTCAGACGGTCTACGCGCCCGTGGCGGCCCACAAATGA
- a CDS encoding methyl-accepting chemotaxis protein: MKTPAKKTAPAKKPAASRSRVASPASRSKTEVVTSRTREAAASRAREVALERANLEGQIAAIHRSQAVIEFDLKGNILQANDNFQKTMGYSAEEMRGKHHSMFVDHATRVSQEYAVFWDKLGRGEYDSGVYKRLGKGGVEVWIQASYNPIFDMDGRPFKVVKYATDVTQQKLRNADFEGQIAAIGKAQAVIEFDLKGNILSANDNFLKTLGYARHEIIGKHHSVFVPLPERTSLEYLAFWDKLGNGEFDAGVYMRMGKGGREIWIQATYNPIYDMNGRPFKVVKYATDITQQKLRNADFEGQIAAIGKAQAVIEFDLKGNILNANENFLRALGYTLEEVQGKHHAIFVEPDHRTSNEYRDFWAKLGRGEHDSGVYRRINKAQRDVWIQATYNPIFDMSGKPFKVVKFATDITQQRIRDLAAMRVKTGLDTVVTNVMIADADLNIVYVNKSIVEMLTTAEEDIRKDVPSFSSDSVVGTNIDTFHKNPQFQRGLLKRLNNTHKAKLHLGGRTFSLILNPINDPEGTRLGYVVEWKDLTIELAQLAREQQLAMETARIKQGLDSVATNVMISDADLNIIYTNSAMDTMLRVAESDLRKELPNFAAKTVIGTNIDTFHKNPAHQRGLLGRMVGTFRTKLLVGGRSFFLVVNPINDADGKRAGYVVEWQDRTVEVAVEKEVGDIVSAAADGDFTRRIAIEGKEGFFLSLAERINQLMHTSNVGLNEVARVLGALAEGDLTQTVEGDFKGTFGKLKDDANTTVEQLTRIITQIKLATDTINTASSEIAAGNLDLSRRTEQQAASLEETASSMEELTSTVKQNAENAKQANQLAIGATDVAGKGGAVVSKVVTTMAEINEGSKKIAEIIGVIDGIAFQTNILALNAAVEAARAGEQGRGFAVVASEVRSLAQRSAAAAKEIKTLISDSVTKIHGGSELVEQAGKTMDEIVQSVKRVTDIMGEISAASLEQSQGIEQVNQTITSMDETTQQNAALVEEASAAARSMEEQAAGLAEQVGSFRLSADVSAPAARPSKVTPLNAPRTGGSAGFRPAAAAPRGVAAKALPGRGTGKASASAAATKADDDDWTEF; the protein is encoded by the coding sequence ATGAAAACCCCTGCAAAAAAGACTGCCCCCGCAAAGAAACCTGCTGCCAGCCGCAGCCGGGTCGCGTCACCCGCCAGCCGCAGCAAGACTGAAGTCGTCACCAGCCGGACGCGTGAGGCCGCCGCCAGCCGCGCGCGGGAAGTCGCCCTGGAGCGCGCCAATCTCGAAGGCCAGATCGCCGCCATTCACCGCTCACAAGCGGTGATCGAGTTCGACCTGAAAGGCAACATTCTTCAGGCCAACGACAACTTCCAGAAAACCATGGGCTACTCCGCCGAGGAAATGCGCGGCAAGCACCACAGCATGTTTGTTGACCACGCCACCCGCGTCAGTCAGGAATACGCAGTGTTCTGGGACAAGCTCGGCCGCGGCGAATACGACAGCGGCGTGTACAAGCGCCTCGGCAAGGGCGGCGTCGAGGTTTGGATTCAGGCCTCCTACAACCCCATTTTTGACATGGACGGCCGGCCGTTCAAGGTCGTCAAGTACGCCACCGATGTTACCCAGCAGAAGCTGCGCAACGCCGACTTTGAAGGCCAGATTGCCGCCATCGGCAAGGCCCAGGCCGTCATCGAGTTTGACCTGAAGGGCAACATCCTCAGCGCCAACGACAATTTCCTGAAAACCCTGGGCTACGCCCGTCACGAAATCATCGGCAAGCACCACAGCGTGTTCGTGCCGCTACCCGAGCGCACCAGCCTTGAGTACCTGGCGTTCTGGGACAAGCTGGGCAACGGTGAATTCGATGCCGGCGTGTACATGCGCATGGGCAAGGGCGGCCGCGAAATCTGGATTCAGGCCACCTACAACCCGATTTACGACATGAATGGCCGGCCGTTCAAGGTCGTCAAATATGCCACCGACATCACCCAGCAGAAGCTGCGCAACGCCGACTTTGAAGGCCAGATTGCCGCCATCGGCAAGGCCCAGGCGGTCATCGAGTTTGACCTGAAAGGCAACATTCTCAACGCCAACGAAAACTTCCTGCGCGCCCTGGGCTACACGCTGGAAGAAGTGCAGGGCAAGCACCACGCCATCTTCGTCGAGCCCGATCACCGCACCTCCAACGAGTACCGCGACTTCTGGGCCAAGCTGGGCCGCGGTGAGCATGATTCGGGCGTTTATCGCCGCATCAACAAGGCGCAGCGCGACGTCTGGATTCAGGCCACCTACAACCCGATCTTCGACATGAGCGGCAAGCCGTTCAAGGTCGTCAAGTTCGCCACCGACATCACCCAGCAGCGCATCCGTGACCTGGCTGCCATGCGCGTCAAGACCGGCCTCGACACGGTGGTCACCAACGTGATGATTGCCGACGCCGACCTCAACATCGTCTACGTCAACAAGTCCATCGTCGAGATGCTGACCACCGCCGAAGAAGACATCCGCAAGGACGTGCCGAGTTTCTCGTCCGACTCGGTGGTCGGCACCAACATCGACACCTTCCACAAGAATCCGCAGTTTCAGCGCGGCTTGCTGAAGCGGCTCAACAACACCCACAAGGCCAAGCTGCACCTGGGCGGTCGCACCTTTTCGCTGATTCTCAACCCGATCAACGACCCGGAAGGCACGCGCCTGGGCTACGTCGTGGAGTGGAAGGACCTGACCATCGAGCTGGCGCAACTGGCCCGCGAGCAGCAACTGGCCATGGAGACCGCGCGCATCAAGCAGGGTCTCGATTCGGTGGCCACCAACGTGATGATCTCGGACGCCGATCTCAACATCATTTACACCAACTCCGCGATGGACACGATGCTGCGGGTGGCCGAGTCTGACCTGCGCAAAGAGCTGCCCAACTTCGCCGCCAAAACGGTGATCGGCACCAACATTGACACCTTCCACAAGAACCCGGCGCACCAGCGCGGGCTGCTGGGCCGCATGGTAGGCACCTTCCGCACCAAGTTGCTGGTGGGCGGTCGCAGCTTCTTCCTGGTGGTGAACCCGATCAACGACGCCGACGGCAAACGCGCCGGCTATGTCGTCGAGTGGCAGGACCGCACCGTTGAAGTGGCCGTCGAGAAGGAAGTGGGCGACATCGTCAGCGCTGCGGCCGACGGCGACTTCACCCGTCGCATCGCCATCGAAGGCAAGGAAGGTTTCTTCCTCAGTCTTGCCGAGCGCATCAACCAGCTCATGCACACCAGCAATGTCGGCCTCAACGAAGTGGCCCGGGTGCTGGGCGCCCTGGCCGAAGGCGACCTGACGCAAACCGTGGAAGGCGACTTCAAGGGCACCTTCGGCAAGCTCAAGGACGATGCCAACACCACCGTCGAACAGCTGACCCGCATCATCACCCAGATCAAGCTGGCCACCGACACCATCAACACCGCGTCGTCCGAAATTGCCGCCGGCAACCTCGACCTGTCGCGTCGCACCGAACAGCAGGCCGCCAGCCTGGAAGAAACCGCCAGCTCGATGGAAGAGCTGACCAGTACCGTCAAACAGAACGCCGAGAACGCCAAGCAGGCCAACCAGCTCGCCATTGGCGCCACCGATGTCGCCGGCAAGGGTGGCGCGGTGGTCTCCAAGGTGGTCACCACCATGGCCGAGATCAACGAAGGCTCGAAGAAGATTGCCGAGATCATCGGCGTCATCGACGGCATTGCCTTCCAGACCAACATCCTCGCGCTGAACGCGGCGGTGGAAGCGGCACGCGCCGGTGAACAGGGCCGCGGCTTCGCGGTGGTGGCCTCCGAAGTCCGCTCGCTGGCACAGCGCTCGGCCGCGGCCGCCAAAGAGATCAAGACGCTGATCTCCGACTCGGTCACCAAGATTCACGGCGGCTCCGAGCTGGTGGAACAGGCCGGCAAGACCATGGACGAGATCGTCCAGTCGGTGAAGCGCGTCACCGACATCATGGGCGAGATCAGCGCGGCCAGCCTTGAGCAAAGCCAGGGCATCGAGCAGGTCAACCAGACCATCACCTCGATGGACGAAACCACCCAGCAGAACGCTGCGCTGGTCGAAGAAGCCTCGGCCGCCGCCCGCTCGATGGAAGAGCAGGCCGCCGGTCTGGCCGAACAGGTGGGCAGCTTCCGGCTCTCGGCCGATGTCTCGGCCCCGGCCGCCAGGCCGTCCAAGGTCACACCGCTGAACGCACCCCGCACGGGCGGCAGCGCCGGGTTCCGACCCGCGGCCGCCGCTCCGCGCGGTGTCGCCGCCAAGGCCCTGCCGGGTCGCGGCACGGGCAAGGCCAGCGCCTCGGCCGCCGCCACCAAGGCCGATGACGACGACTGGACCGAGTTCTGA
- a CDS encoding chemotaxis protein CheW: MEPQRQSDSGDPCAEFLTFSLGDEIYGVDILKVQEIRGYDTVTRLPNAPDFIKGVINLRGTIVPVVDMRLKFQLGRVDYNEFTVMIILNIARRVVGMVVDGVSDVMQLTPEQIRPAPDFSGAVNTRFITGIGAIDDRMLILVDIEKLMSASDMALMDSSTQALQ, encoded by the coding sequence ATGGAACCCCAGCGCCAGAGCGACAGCGGCGACCCCTGCGCCGAGTTTCTGACGTTTTCGCTGGGGGATGAAATCTACGGCGTCGACATCCTCAAGGTGCAGGAGATTCGCGGCTACGACACCGTGACCCGCCTGCCCAACGCGCCGGACTTCATCAAGGGCGTGATCAACCTGCGCGGCACCATCGTCCCCGTGGTCGACATGCGGCTGAAGTTTCAGCTTGGCCGCGTCGACTACAACGAATTCACCGTGATGATCATTCTCAATATCGCCCGTCGTGTGGTGGGGATGGTGGTCGATGGGGTGTCCGACGTGATGCAACTGACCCCCGAACAGATTCGTCCGGCCCCGGATTTCAGCGGCGCCGTCAACACCCGTTTCATCACCGGCATCGGCGCCATTGACGATCGCATGCTCATTTTGGTGGACATCGAAAAACTCATGTCGGCCTCCGACATGGCGTTGATGGACAGCTCAACCCAAGCCCTGCAGTAA
- a CDS encoding chemotaxis protein CheA, with the protein MSIDIRQFHAGFFEESLEGLSIMEGGLLALESGQASEETLHAIFRAAHSIKGGAGSFGFARISEATHHLETLLDELRAGHRSADADVLKVLYQSVDGVRAMITAAQAEQPCPEAQVQAFEAALKVVLGKAPVADASAEPAAVAAPRTTLKTWQIHFAPTPGLLATGNEPLLLMQALAELGELQGQLIEPQGEDVALETLSVDDCRLAWDLTLTTDASEAVIRDVFSWVDDCCKLRITELAPVVAAVIAPQPEAAAGPLAMVKKPVAAAATAAAQIPTASIRVGVDKVDALIDLVGELVITQAMLHQAVAGLDPVQFERLHSMLEQLERNTRSLQSSVLAVRMLPVGTVFSRFPRVVRDLADKLGKRVKLVLEGEATELDKGMIERITDPLMHLLRNALDHGLETIEERRAVGKPEECRLKLSARHASGSIILEIEDDGRGLNREKILAKALERGVITERPATDADIDNLIFEPGFSTADVVTDVSGRGVGMDVVRKNVAALGGRIELSSTPGVGTRVSVRLPLTLAILDGMSVAVGDEVFIVPIASVMESFQPTPGQMPPIGGEQRLVKVRDNYLPLIRLSEHFGLPTAYQGPGIAVVVEADGRRLALMVDALVGQQQVVIKSLEQNYRTVAGVAGATILGDGRVALILDVARLTAVSALAIAA; encoded by the coding sequence GTGAGCATCGACATCCGGCAGTTCCATGCCGGGTTTTTCGAGGAAAGTCTCGAAGGCCTGTCGATCATGGAAGGCGGCCTGCTGGCGCTGGAATCCGGTCAAGCCAGTGAGGAAACACTACACGCCATTTTCCGCGCCGCGCACTCCATCAAGGGCGGCGCCGGTAGCTTCGGCTTTGCCCGCATCAGCGAGGCCACCCACCACCTTGAAACCCTGCTCGACGAGCTGCGCGCCGGCCATCGCAGTGCCGATGCCGACGTGCTCAAGGTGCTTTATCAGTCGGTAGACGGCGTGCGCGCCATGATCACCGCGGCACAGGCCGAGCAGCCCTGTCCCGAAGCGCAGGTGCAGGCGTTCGAAGCCGCACTGAAAGTGGTGCTGGGCAAAGCGCCCGTCGCCGATGCCAGCGCCGAACCCGCCGCCGTGGCGGCGCCGCGAACCACGCTGAAAACCTGGCAGATTCACTTCGCCCCCACGCCCGGCCTGCTGGCCACCGGTAACGAGCCTTTGTTGCTGATGCAGGCACTGGCCGAGCTGGGTGAACTGCAAGGCCAACTGATCGAGCCGCAGGGCGAAGACGTGGCGCTGGAAACCCTGTCAGTCGACGACTGCCGCCTGGCCTGGGACCTGACCCTGACCACGGATGCCAGCGAAGCCGTCATTCGCGATGTGTTTTCCTGGGTTGATGACTGCTGCAAGCTGCGCATCACCGAGTTGGCGCCGGTGGTGGCGGCGGTTATTGCACCGCAACCCGAAGCGGCAGCCGGCCCGCTGGCGATGGTGAAGAAGCCGGTGGCCGCCGCTGCAACTGCGGCGGCACAAATCCCGACGGCGTCCATCCGTGTTGGCGTCGACAAGGTGGACGCGCTGATTGATCTGGTCGGCGAACTGGTGATCACCCAGGCGATGTTGCATCAGGCTGTGGCCGGGCTGGACCCGGTGCAGTTCGAGCGCCTGCATTCAATGTTGGAGCAACTGGAGCGCAACACCCGGTCCTTGCAGTCGTCGGTGCTGGCGGTGCGCATGTTGCCGGTGGGCACGGTGTTTTCACGCTTCCCGAGGGTGGTGCGCGACCTTGCCGACAAGCTCGGCAAGCGTGTCAAGCTGGTGCTCGAGGGCGAGGCCACCGAGCTCGACAAGGGCATGATCGAACGCATCACCGATCCGCTGATGCACCTGCTGCGCAACGCGCTGGACCACGGGCTGGAAACCATTGAAGAACGCCGCGCCGTTGGCAAGCCGGAAGAGTGCCGACTCAAGCTCAGTGCCCGTCACGCCTCGGGGTCGATCATTCTCGAAATCGAGGATGACGGTCGCGGTCTGAACCGCGAAAAAATTCTCGCCAAGGCCCTGGAGCGCGGCGTGATCACCGAGCGCCCGGCCACCGATGCCGACATCGACAACCTGATCTTCGAACCCGGCTTTTCCACCGCGGATGTGGTGACCGATGTCTCCGGTCGCGGCGTGGGCATGGACGTGGTGCGCAAAAACGTTGCCGCCCTTGGCGGTCGCATCGAGCTCAGTTCCACGCCCGGTGTCGGCACCCGCGTTTCGGTGCGCTTGCCGCTGACACTGGCCATCCTCGACGGCATGAGCGTCGCGGTGGGTGACGAGGTGTTCATCGTGCCCATCGCCAGCGTGATGGAGAGCTTCCAGCCCACGCCCGGGCAGATGCCGCCCATCGGCGGCGAGCAGCGCCTGGTGAAGGTGCGTGACAACTACCTGCCGCTCATCCGCCTCAGCGAACACTTTGGTCTGCCCACCGCCTACCAGGGCCCGGGCATTGCAGTGGTTGTGGAAGCCGACGGACGCCGTCTGGCGCTGATGGTGGATGCACTGGTGGGACAGCAACAGGTGGTCATCAAGAGCCTGGAGCAGAACTACCGAACGGTGGCCGGGGTTGCCGGCGCCACGATTCTCGGGGATGGGCGCGTCGCGCTGATTCTCGATGTTGCAAGGCTGACGGCCGTATCGGCCCTGGCGATTGCCGCATGA
- a CDS encoding response regulator: MPHILAVDDSSSMRQMVSFTLASAGYAVTEAEDGVVALGKAKGGQYDLVLADVNMPNMDGISLIKALRALPAYQYTPMLMLTTEAGDGKKQEGRAAGATGWLVKPFNPDQLLATLKRVLPQ, translated from the coding sequence ATGCCCCATATTCTTGCCGTAGATGACTCCTCCTCAATGCGTCAGATGGTCAGCTTCACGCTGGCCAGCGCGGGCTACGCGGTCACCGAGGCCGAGGACGGCGTGGTGGCGTTGGGCAAGGCCAAGGGCGGTCAATACGACCTGGTCCTGGCCGACGTCAACATGCCCAACATGGACGGCATCAGCCTGATCAAGGCGCTGCGCGCCCTGCCGGCCTACCAGTACACGCCGATGCTGATGCTCACCACCGAAGCCGGTGACGGCAAAAAGCAGGAAGGTCGCGCGGCCGGCGCCACCGGCTGGCTGGTGAAGCCTTTCAATCCGGACCAACTGTTGGCCACCCTCAAAAGAGTGCTGCCCCAGTGA
- a CDS encoding STAS domain-containing protein: MSGLKDSGAKPIVLVYLKPVIVMKLELPAQCLLPDAQSLSRVLLDALKAGESIEVDGHAVTRIGTAALQLLWLARRDVTEQSHEWQWTSVSEPLRRTAKQLFMSDALGLPRDAVAAAQPT, encoded by the coding sequence ATGAGCGGTCTCAAAGATTCTGGTGCCAAGCCGATAGTACTGGTGTACCTGAAACCGGTCATCGTCATGAAGCTTGAACTCCCCGCGCAATGCCTGCTCCCCGACGCACAGTCTCTGTCGCGCGTGCTGCTGGACGCCCTCAAGGCCGGTGAATCCATCGAGGTCGACGGTCATGCCGTGACCCGCATCGGCACCGCCGCCCTGCAACTGCTGTGGCTGGCGCGTCGCGATGTGACCGAGCAGTCCCACGAATGGCAGTGGACTTCGGTGTCCGAGCCGCTGCGGCGCACCGCCAAGCAACTTTTCATGAGCGATGCCTTGGGCCTGCCCCGAGATGCCGTCGCCGCCGCGCAACCCACCTGA